From the genome of Perca fluviatilis chromosome 1, GENO_Pfluv_1.0, whole genome shotgun sequence, one region includes:
- the LOC120564607 gene encoding uncharacterized protein LOC120564607 encodes MLAEAGCVFMGLILYISGVHGRANSICALKGSSVDLPCSAQRPTTTMKWYTVHQERSKAVQTELSPDENRVTYNMSAESNFTLTIKDLRESDAKDYCCRETTDDPELCWNNKTELQVSDLQVKVIPATEGQTVTLMCSTSCPLTENPAVYIWYKNREFLYQDWSPWYQQLVSSEEAVTYSCAIKGYEDLRAPQVSVDSVTSTCFSVTYAKGRMCSYKTTSEEEPCSITYPRGYVPKKHNSHPTSSKPFKIIVSMRSISQWKIYFVLYLFFYLW; translated from the exons ATGTTGGCAGAAGCTGGATGTGTGTTTATGGGTTTGATCCTGTACATCTCAG GAGTTCATGGACGAGCAAACAGCATCTGTGCTTTAAAAGGTTCATCAGTGGATCTGCCCTGCTCAGCTCAACGTCCCACTACAACCATGAAGTGGTACACTGTACACCAGGAACGATCTAAAGCTGTTCAGACGGAGCTCTCTCCAGATGAAAATCGTGTGACGTACAACATGTCTGCAGAGAGTAACTTCACTCTAACAATCAAAGATCTGAGAGAGAGCGATGCAAAAGATTACTGCTGCAGAGAGACTACTGACGACCCAGAACTCTGCTGGAACAACAAAACTGAGCTCCAGGTTTCAG ACCTGCAGGTAAAGGTGATTCCTGccacagagggacagacagtgACACTGATGTGTAGCACCAGCTGTCCTCTGACTGAAAACCCTGCAGTCTACATCTGGTACAAGAACAGAGAGTTCCTCTATCAGGACTGGTCTCCCTGGTACCAACAGCTGGTCAGCAGTGAGGAAGCAGTCACATACTCCTGTGCTATCAAAGGCTACGAGGATCTCAGAGCCCCTCAAGTCTCAGTGG ATTCTGTCACGTCGACCTGCTTCAGCGTGACCTATGCTAAAGGGAGAATGTGTTCTTATAAGACGACATCAGAGGAAGAGCCCTGCTCCATCACATATCCCAGAGGTTACGTTCCCAAAAAACACAACTCTCACCCCACCTCTTCTAAACCCTTTAAAATCATAGTTTCTATGAGATCTATTTCCCAATGGaagatttattttgtattatatcTCTTCTTTTATCTTTGGTGA